The Pirellulales bacterium DNA window GCTTAGGCATCGGTTTGTCCATCTGCCGCTCGATCATCGAGCAGCATCATGGGACCATCTGGGCGCAATCGTTATCACCGCAAGGTGCCCATTTCTCATTCGTATTACCACGACTGCAGAGCCATGCCGCTGAGTACGACCGACAAGCAGACAGTGTTTGTCGTTGACGACGACGAGCAGATGCGCGATTCGCTCCGCGTGTTGCTGGAAATGCTGGGCTTCCACGTTAACGCATTCGGTACGCCGGCAAGTTTCCTACGCTTTTATCGGTCGGAAATGCGAGGCTGTCTATTACTCGACATCCGCATGCCGCGGCAGTCGGGTCTCGAACTCTACGAGCAACTGCTCGGTGAGGGAAAGCGGATTCCAGTGATCTTTATCACGGCGCATGCAGACGTTTCGACTGCGGTAGCCGCGATGAAAACGGGCGCGATCGAGTTCTTGGAAAAACCCTTTGAACGCGCAACGTTGCTCGAGCGCGTGGAAAAGGCTTTGGCGCTTGACGCCGAGTGGCGACAGAGCGATGCGGAGTTTACCTCACTCGCCGAGCGCATCGCTCGCCTCAACCCGCGCGACCGTGACACGCTCAGGCTTATTGAAGCCGGCTT harbors:
- a CDS encoding response regulator, whose protein sequence is MPLSTTDKQTVFVVDDDEQMRDSLRVLLEMLGFHVNAFGTPASFLRFYRSEMRGCLLLDIRMPRQSGLELYEQLLGEGKRIPVIFITAHADVSTAVAAMKTGAIEFLEKPFERATLLERVEKALALDAEWRQSDAEFTSLAERIARLNPRDRDTLRLIEAGLTNKAMAGRLQLTERAVEMRRSAIMRKLRVRTMAELIELTATHRVLADLRRATADRVDR